Proteins co-encoded in one Desulfallas thermosapovorans DSM 6562 genomic window:
- the rimP gene encoding ribosome maturation factor RimP, translating into MGNNIVGNVEQIITPKLVELGIELVDIQYTREGGRWFLRIFIDKPTGIGLDDCQLVSESIDPLLDEYDPIPHAYTLEVSSPGLDRPLKKPADFARFINENIKLTTYVPVEGRRRFKGRIIAADDNSVHLDVQGSNIVLTMEQIASARLSPEF; encoded by the coding sequence ATGGGCAATAATATAGTAGGCAATGTAGAACAAATCATTACCCCCAAGCTGGTTGAGTTGGGTATTGAGCTGGTGGATATACAATATACCCGGGAAGGGGGGCGCTGGTTTTTAAGAATTTTTATTGATAAGCCTACAGGTATAGGTCTCGATGATTGCCAGTTGGTCTCTGAGAGTATCGACCCGCTGTTGGATGAATATGACCCCATACCGCATGCATATACCCTGGAAGTTTCGTCACCAGGATTGGATAGACCGCTGAAAAAACCGGCCGATTTTGCAAGGTTTATCAATGAAAATATAAAATTGACTACTTATGTGCCGGTGGAGGGTAGACGCAGGTTTAAAGGTAGAATTATTGCTGCTGATGATAATTCAGTACATCTTGATGTACAAGGCTCGAATATTGTTCTAACCATGGAACAAATTGCTTCGGCCCGCCTGTCGCCGGAATTTTAA
- a CDS encoding L7Ae/L30e/S12e/Gadd45 family ribosomal protein encodes MTDAAAGLLGLCRRAGKVISGETAVQSAILKNEVKLLILACDASKRSQENLMQLAKDNNIPVFHYSTKNELGLLLGKAPRAAVAITDEQLARGIAGAMERGEVDLYTS; translated from the coding sequence ATGACTGATGCAGCGGCTGGTTTACTTGGTTTATGCAGGCGGGCCGGAAAGGTGATTAGCGGTGAAACCGCAGTGCAAAGTGCTATTTTAAAAAATGAAGTCAAATTGTTAATTCTAGCATGTGATGCATCTAAACGCAGTCAGGAGAATCTTATGCAGTTGGCCAAAGATAATAATATTCCTGTTTTCCACTACTCTACCAAGAATGAACTGGGTTTGTTGCTGGGAAAGGCGCCCCGTGCAGCGGTGGCGATAACAGATGAACAGCTTGCCCGGGGTATAGCCGGAGCAATGGAAAGGGGAGAGGTTGACTTGTATACTTCTTAA
- a CDS encoding DHH family phosphoesterase: protein MFDHREKHLFTALVDELSRAGKIALCGHVMPDGDCLGAMLALGLALRQMGKRVVFYSPDPVPEMYGFLPGVHEVQVEINEQLPLELFISVDCSVPDRLGHFKELLDRAGRVVVIDHHAGSVAFGNVYLNCPAFAAAGEIVYELLTMLPVVIDKDIATCLYVAMATDTGSFRYDNTSYRTHLRAAELLKLGFPVARINKLLYEEKPLISLQVLGAALQTLGISKCGRVAWMSMQRATLHSLNATDEHVDGIINYPRMIRGVELALFFRELEDEKYKVSLRSKYYLDVNKLAACFGGGGHPRAAGCVVNGKLEDIKSRFLEAALKELKDE from the coding sequence ATGTTTGATCACCGAGAAAAACATCTTTTTACCGCGTTGGTGGATGAGTTGTCCAGGGCTGGTAAGATCGCCCTTTGCGGTCATGTGATGCCCGATGGTGACTGTTTGGGGGCTATGCTGGCCCTTGGCCTGGCTCTGCGGCAAATGGGTAAAAGGGTTGTGTTTTACAGCCCCGACCCGGTGCCGGAGATGTACGGGTTTTTGCCCGGTGTGCATGAAGTGCAGGTGGAAATTAATGAACAACTACCTTTAGAATTGTTTATTTCGGTAGATTGCTCGGTGCCCGACCGGTTGGGTCATTTCAAGGAATTGCTCGACCGTGCGGGCCGGGTGGTCGTTATAGACCACCATGCCGGTTCGGTTGCCTTCGGTAATGTCTATCTAAACTGTCCCGCTTTCGCGGCCGCGGGGGAAATTGTTTACGAACTGTTAACCATGCTGCCGGTGGTTATTGATAAAGATATTGCCACCTGTTTATATGTGGCCATGGCCACAGATACTGGATCCTTCCGCTATGATAATACCAGTTACCGGACTCACCTTAGAGCAGCTGAGCTCTTGAAACTGGGATTTCCGGTGGCACGGATAAATAAACTGTTATATGAAGAAAAACCACTGATCAGCCTGCAAGTATTGGGGGCTGCTCTACAAACATTGGGTATAAGCAAATGTGGCCGGGTGGCGTGGATGTCTATGCAAAGAGCTACGCTACACAGTCTGAACGCAACCGATGAACATGTTGACGGAATTATCAATTACCCGCGCATGATTAGGGGTGTAGAGCTGGCTTTGTTTTTCCGCGAATTGGAAGATGAAAAATACAAGGTCAGCCTCAGGTCCAAGTATTACTTGGATGTTAATAAGCTGGCCGCTTGTTTCGGAGGGGGCGGGCACCCCCGGGCAGCCGGCTGCGTGGTAAATGGCAAGTTGGAGGATATAAAAAGCCGGTTTTTGGAGGCGGCCTTAAAAGAGTTAAAGGATGAATGA
- the rnpM gene encoding RNase P modulator RnpM has product MPRVKKIPERMCIGCQEMKPKKILIRVVRTPEGTIEIDSTGKRSGRGAYICRSKDCLDKALKGKRLDKALKHAITQDIKEGLLERVDQQ; this is encoded by the coding sequence TTGCCCAGGGTAAAAAAAATACCGGAAAGAATGTGTATAGGCTGCCAGGAAATGAAGCCGAAAAAAATATTAATCAGGGTAGTGCGTACGCCCGAGGGAACTATAGAAATAGATTCCACCGGCAAGCGGTCCGGCAGAGGCGCTTACATTTGTCGGAGCAAAGATTGCCTGGATAAAGCACTGAAAGGAAAAAGACTGGATAAAGCACTAAAGCATGCCATTACACAGGATATTAAAGAGGGGTTGCTGGAGAGGGTGGATCAGCAATGA
- the rbfA gene encoding 30S ribosome-binding factor RbfA gives MSHRPERLAEAIKKEMSDLLLNELKDPRVGFATITGVDVSRDLKYAKIYVSVLGNHEQRGDTMVALTKAQGFIRTELGRRIRLRHVPEISFKLDESLDHGVRVMELLDEVKGKNV, from the coding sequence ATGTCCCACCGGCCGGAAAGGTTGGCCGAGGCCATAAAAAAAGAAATGTCCGACCTTTTATTGAATGAATTAAAGGACCCGCGGGTTGGTTTTGCCACCATAACCGGGGTTGATGTATCAAGGGACCTTAAGTATGCTAAAATTTATGTTAGCGTGTTAGGTAACCACGAGCAGAGGGGCGATACCATGGTAGCCCTAACAAAGGCGCAGGGGTTTATCCGTACCGAATTGGGACGTCGCATCAGGCTCAGACATGTACCGGAAATATCCTTTAAGCTTGATGAATCATTGGATCACGGAGTTCGGGTCATGGAACTCCTGGATGAGGTAAAAGGTAAAAATGTTTGA
- the nusA gene encoding transcription termination factor NusA → MNTEFLEALRDLEREKGISASVLLEAIEAALLSAYKRNFGSLQNAKVLLDRETGDCKVYAQRNIVEEVTDPRLEISLSEARAIDPLYNLGDVVETEVTPRNFGRIAAQTAKQVVVQRIREAERNIIYEEFANREGDIISGVIQRIEQKNAFIELGKTEAILTYAEQIPGETYAPGDRVKAYIVEVKKTTKGPQIFVSRTHPGLLKRLLELEVPELSEGIVELKSVAREAGYRSKIAVYSRDENVDPVGACVGPKGMRVQTIVNELHGEKLDIIKWDPEPSKFVASSLSPAKVVAVEIWEDEKVARVIVPDYQLSLAIGKEGQNARLAAKLTGWKIDIKSESQMAELYPEYKDLFAEEFI, encoded by the coding sequence ATGAATACCGAATTTTTGGAAGCCCTGAGGGATTTGGAAAGGGAAAAGGGGATTTCCGCCAGCGTGTTGCTGGAAGCCATAGAGGCTGCACTACTTTCGGCGTATAAAAGAAATTTTGGGTCATTACAAAACGCCAAAGTGCTTTTGGACAGGGAAACAGGCGATTGCAAAGTCTATGCCCAGAGAAATATTGTGGAAGAGGTAACAGATCCGCGCCTGGAAATTTCGCTTTCCGAAGCCCGGGCCATTGATCCCTTGTATAATTTGGGTGACGTGGTGGAAACCGAAGTTACACCGCGCAATTTTGGCCGGATAGCAGCCCAGACGGCCAAGCAAGTGGTGGTGCAGCGAATTCGTGAGGCTGAGCGTAATATTATATATGAGGAATTTGCTAACCGGGAAGGGGATATTATTAGCGGTGTGATTCAGCGGATAGAACAGAAGAACGCCTTTATTGAGCTGGGTAAAACAGAGGCCATATTAACATATGCAGAGCAAATACCGGGTGAAACTTATGCTCCCGGTGACCGGGTGAAGGCATATATTGTGGAGGTCAAAAAAACTACCAAGGGGCCGCAAATTTTTGTTTCCCGGACTCACCCGGGGCTTTTGAAAAGATTGCTTGAACTGGAGGTTCCAGAGCTTTCCGAAGGTATTGTGGAATTAAAGTCCGTGGCCCGGGAAGCCGGTTATCGTTCTAAAATTGCGGTTTACTCCAGGGATGAAAACGTGGACCCGGTGGGGGCGTGCGTCGGTCCCAAAGGGATGCGGGTGCAAACCATTGTTAATGAGTTGCACGGGGAAAAACTGGATATTATCAAGTGGGATCCGGAACCGTCCAAGTTTGTGGCCAGTTCACTTAGCCCGGCCAAGGTGGTGGCCGTTGAAATATGGGAGGATGAAAAGGTGGCCCGGGTTATTGTACCTGATTACCAACTTTCACTGGCTATTGGCAAGGAAGGGCAGAATGCACGCTTGGCTGCAAAATTGACGGGCTGGAAAATAGATATTAAAAGTGAAAGCCAGATGGCCGAGTTATATCCCGAATATAAGGACCTATTTGCCGAGGAATTTATCTAA
- the infB gene encoding translation initiation factor IF-2 yields the protein MVKKRVHELAKELNIESKDMLHKLNQMGITVKSHMSTLEDSEIVRIRNHYQGGGGKDTANSSPARKDRRGGYKTTGSRDRHDQGPGLVDRVPDRPPDRVFTDKATGRGGEAKYKKQDAQPRVNQNKGNQPKSGQPKQENGRQGKAINERNKAPDEPRAAQNKYNQNRGPAPAYRDRNKPGGDHNRTPGQQRPAKSFDRGGKDSRGGHGLNTQTGAGLAKLAQKVMPDQVKTMEKNKAQERSKQVEKHSFKGKTGKDNRFAKESSKKERDFKPGLNKRSNKGQRKKSQPAPPVEKKPITIGETITVKALAERMCINAGEVIKKLMELGTLATINQEIDADTATIVANELGFEVNIKVELDKETQLMMAEPEDEEKDLITRPPVVTIMGHVDHGKTSLLDAIRHANVTASEAGGITQHIGAYQVEHKGKKITFVDTPGHAAFTAMRARGAKVTDIAILVIAADDGVMPQTVEAINHARAAKVPIIVAINKIDKPDANPEKVKRELTEHNLIPEEWGGDTIFVEVSAKQKQNLGELLEMILLVAEIGEYKANPNRAARGTVIEAELDKGRGPVATVLVQTGTLKVGDFIIAGVAYGKVRAMMDYTGRRVSKAGPSMPVEVLGFSEVPPAGELFYTVEDEKFGKQIIDERFKKKREEELKLTAPKVSLEDLFNQIQEGQVKELGIIIKADVQGSVEAVRQSLEQIGTDEVRVNVIHGGVGAITESDIMLASASNAIVIGFNVRPDVNARNAIETEKVDIRLYRIIYDAIEDIKAAMSGLLEPEYKEVVLGRVEVRKTFKVTKVGTIAGCYVTEGKITRDADVRVIRDGIVIHEGHLDSLKRFKDDVREVMQGYECGITIEKFNDIREGDQIEAYTMEAVKRELA from the coding sequence ATGGTAAAAAAACGTGTTCATGAACTTGCCAAGGAGCTTAATATAGAAAGCAAGGATATGCTACACAAGCTAAATCAAATGGGTATCACTGTAAAGTCTCATATGAGTACATTGGAGGATAGTGAGATAGTAAGAATAAGGAACCACTACCAAGGTGGCGGCGGCAAAGATACCGCCAATTCATCGCCAGCCAGAAAGGATAGGCGCGGAGGATATAAGACCACCGGTAGCCGGGACCGTCATGATCAAGGACCGGGTTTGGTGGACCGGGTTCCTGACCGGCCGCCCGATCGTGTATTTACTGATAAGGCCACCGGTCGTGGCGGTGAAGCAAAATACAAAAAACAGGATGCCCAACCCAGGGTTAACCAAAATAAGGGCAACCAACCCAAAAGCGGCCAACCTAAACAAGAAAACGGCCGACAGGGTAAGGCAATAAACGAACGTAATAAAGCGCCGGATGAGCCACGTGCCGCTCAAAATAAATACAATCAGAACAGAGGTCCGGCCCCCGCTTATCGCGACCGTAATAAACCGGGTGGCGATCATAACCGTACACCGGGTCAACAACGTCCTGCCAAATCCTTTGACCGGGGCGGTAAAGACTCCAGGGGAGGCCATGGGCTAAATACCCAAACCGGTGCCGGTCTGGCTAAATTAGCCCAAAAGGTTATGCCCGATCAAGTAAAAACAATGGAGAAAAACAAGGCTCAAGAGCGTTCCAAGCAGGTTGAGAAACATTCCTTTAAAGGGAAAACAGGCAAAGATAACAGGTTTGCCAAGGAAAGTTCTAAAAAGGAACGTGATTTCAAGCCCGGCTTAAACAAACGCTCTAATAAAGGCCAGCGTAAAAAAAGCCAGCCGGCTCCGCCTGTGGAAAAGAAACCCATCACCATTGGTGAAACCATTACTGTTAAAGCACTGGCCGAACGTATGTGTATCAATGCAGGCGAGGTAATCAAAAAGTTAATGGAACTGGGCACACTGGCTACCATTAACCAGGAAATTGATGCCGATACGGCAACCATTGTGGCCAATGAATTGGGTTTTGAAGTTAATATCAAGGTTGAGCTGGATAAAGAAACGCAGCTAATGATGGCCGAACCTGAAGATGAAGAAAAGGATCTAATAACGCGACCGCCGGTGGTTACCATTATGGGGCACGTGGACCACGGTAAAACGTCACTTTTGGATGCCATACGTCATGCTAATGTGACAGCCTCGGAGGCTGGCGGTATTACCCAACACATCGGAGCTTACCAGGTGGAGCACAAGGGCAAAAAAATTACCTTTGTGGATACACCCGGGCACGCGGCATTTACGGCCATGCGGGCCAGAGGTGCAAAGGTTACTGATATTGCCATACTGGTAATAGCTGCTGACGATGGCGTTATGCCCCAGACCGTTGAAGCAATTAACCACGCTCGTGCCGCCAAAGTGCCCATCATTGTGGCCATAAACAAGATTGATAAGCCCGACGCCAATCCGGAGAAGGTGAAACGTGAATTAACAGAGCACAATCTTATACCTGAAGAATGGGGCGGGGACACTATATTTGTCGAGGTTTCGGCCAAGCAAAAACAAAATCTTGGTGAGCTTTTGGAAATGATATTGTTAGTTGCTGAAATCGGCGAATATAAGGCCAATCCCAACCGGGCCGCCCGGGGGACAGTTATTGAAGCAGAACTGGACAAAGGCCGGGGACCTGTGGCTACTGTACTGGTGCAAACCGGTACCCTTAAAGTGGGTGACTTTATAATTGCCGGCGTGGCTTATGGTAAGGTCAGGGCGATGATGGATTATACCGGTCGACGGGTAAGTAAAGCAGGTCCGTCCATGCCGGTGGAAGTGCTTGGCTTTTCGGAAGTTCCTCCAGCCGGGGAGTTATTTTATACTGTGGAAGATGAAAAGTTTGGCAAGCAAATTATCGATGAACGATTTAAGAAAAAACGGGAAGAGGAGCTTAAACTTACAGCACCCAAGGTTTCCCTGGAAGATTTGTTTAACCAGATTCAAGAGGGCCAGGTAAAAGAGTTGGGTATAATAATTAAGGCGGATGTGCAGGGTTCGGTGGAAGCCGTGCGCCAGTCATTGGAACAAATCGGTACCGACGAAGTTAGGGTAAACGTTATCCATGGCGGTGTTGGTGCTATTACTGAATCCGACATTATGCTGGCTTCGGCCTCCAATGCCATCGTGATTGGATTTAATGTGCGGCCTGATGTAAATGCCCGTAACGCCATAGAAACCGAAAAGGTGGATATCCGGTTATACAGGATTATTTACGACGCCATTGAAGACATTAAGGCTGCCATGAGCGGTCTTTTGGAACCCGAGTATAAAGAAGTGGTGTTAGGCCGGGTTGAAGTGCGCAAGACTTTTAAAGTAACTAAAGTGGGCACCATAGCAGGTTGTTATGTCACCGAAGGGAAAATAACCAGGGATGCCGATGTCCGGGTAATCAGGGATGGCATAGTGATCCACGAGGGCCATTTGGATTCACTAAAAAGGTTTAAAGACGATGTCCGGGAAGTGATGCAGGGCTATGAGTGCGGTATTACCATAGAAAAGTTCAACGATATCAGGGAAGGAGACCAAATAGAGGCCTATACCATGGAAGCCGTTAAACGGGAATTGGCCTAA
- the rseP gene encoding RIP metalloprotease RseP has product MATFWASVFVFAILIFFHELGHFAVAKAVGIKVHEFSLGFGPKLFGQNRGGTDYNIRLLPLGGFVRMAGMDPEEEDVEEGKGFNDKTVLQRMAVITAGPLMNFFLAAVLMAIIFMLQGMPVQGTTVASVLPGQPAEQAGIKSGDQIYSIDGKKVTNWEEIITGISNRPGQPTDVVIIRDNQRIELTVTPVMGEEGRAIIGISRVQKLNPLAAFASGVELTFQVTVIILEFVGKMITGQAPADLGGPVRMVWEIDRAVDTGFYYLLQLAAFLSINLGLFNLFPIPALDGSRIMFLGLEGLRGRPVDPAKENFIHMVGFGLLIMLIVVITYNDILQLFMQGPQGFQ; this is encoded by the coding sequence ATGGCAACCTTTTGGGCTTCGGTTTTTGTTTTTGCTATATTGATATTTTTCCATGAGCTGGGGCATTTTGCCGTAGCTAAAGCGGTGGGTATAAAAGTGCATGAGTTTAGCCTGGGTTTTGGCCCCAAATTGTTTGGTCAGAATCGTGGAGGCACTGATTATAACATACGGTTATTACCGTTGGGCGGGTTTGTGCGTATGGCCGGGATGGACCCCGAAGAAGAAGACGTGGAGGAAGGCAAGGGGTTTAATGATAAAACTGTGCTACAACGCATGGCGGTGATCACAGCTGGTCCGCTGATGAACTTTTTTTTGGCCGCAGTGTTGATGGCAATTATATTCATGCTGCAGGGAATGCCTGTGCAGGGCACAACGGTGGCCAGTGTATTGCCCGGGCAACCGGCTGAACAGGCGGGTATCAAATCCGGTGACCAGATTTATTCCATTGACGGTAAAAAGGTGACTAACTGGGAAGAAATTATAACCGGTATAAGTAACCGGCCCGGTCAACCCACTGATGTGGTGATCATAAGAGATAATCAAAGAATAGAGCTAACGGTTACTCCGGTTATGGGCGAAGAGGGGAGGGCTATTATCGGTATCTCCCGGGTACAAAAATTGAATCCACTGGCCGCATTTGCCAGTGGTGTCGAGCTTACTTTTCAGGTGACGGTAATAATATTGGAGTTCGTTGGTAAAATGATTACCGGCCAGGCACCCGCGGATCTGGGGGGACCTGTTCGGATGGTTTGGGAAATTGACCGGGCGGTGGACACAGGTTTTTATTATTTGCTGCAGCTGGCTGCCTTTTTAAGTATTAACCTGGGTTTATTCAATTTGTTCCCCATTCCCGCATTGGACGGCAGCCGCATAATGTTTCTCGGTCTGGAAGGTCTGCGGGGACGCCCTGTGGACCCCGCCAAGGAGAATTTTATACACATGGTTGGGTTTGGTCTGCTGATAATGTTGATTGTGGTGATTACATATAACGATATTTTGCAGCTTTTTATGCAAGGGCCTCAGGGCTTCCAGTAA
- the ispG gene encoding flavodoxin-dependent (E)-4-hydroxy-3-methylbut-2-enyl-diphosphate synthase, with protein MQRRKTRPVRLGGIIVGGDAPVSVQSMTNTDTRDVAATRGQIERLIRAGCEIVRVAVPDRQAALALPDIMQNMNVPLVADIHFDYRLALAAIDAGVDGLRINPGNIGGRDKVAAVVRAARQRSIPIRIGVNAGSLEKDLLREGVTPEAMVQSALRHVSMLEELGFYDIKISLKASDVPVMLKAYRMLADKVDYPFHIGVTEAGTVFTGSIKSAVGIGALLWEGIGDTVRVSLTGDPVQEVRVAFEILKALGIRRRGAEMISCPTCGRTRIDLFKIAGEVEQRLAAIDQPIKVAVMGCAVNGPGEARHADVGIAGGVGEGIIFRKGRVIRKVPENLLVEELMKEIDIIIQGRNGDEGF; from the coding sequence ATGCAGCGTAGGAAAACCAGGCCGGTACGCCTGGGCGGTATTATTGTGGGTGGTGACGCGCCGGTTTCTGTGCAATCCATGACTAACACCGACACACGTGATGTTGCCGCCACCAGGGGGCAAATCGAACGGTTGATCAGAGCGGGTTGCGAGATTGTCCGGGTGGCGGTGCCGGACCGCCAGGCGGCGCTGGCATTGCCGGATATTATGCAGAATATGAACGTACCCCTGGTGGCGGACATTCATTTTGACTACCGTTTAGCCCTGGCGGCCATTGATGCCGGGGTGGATGGACTGCGCATCAACCCCGGTAATATCGGCGGCCGGGATAAAGTGGCGGCGGTGGTACGGGCGGCCAGGCAAAGGAGTATACCGATACGCATTGGCGTTAACGCAGGTTCACTGGAAAAGGATTTGCTCCGGGAAGGGGTGACTCCCGAGGCGATGGTACAGAGCGCGCTCAGGCACGTATCCATGCTGGAAGAGTTGGGTTTTTACGATATTAAAATTTCTTTGAAAGCCTCGGACGTGCCTGTGATGCTAAAGGCTTATCGTATGCTGGCCGACAAGGTTGATTACCCGTTTCACATCGGGGTTACCGAAGCCGGTACTGTGTTTACGGGAAGTATCAAGTCGGCGGTAGGCATTGGGGCGCTTTTGTGGGAGGGTATCGGTGATACCGTTAGGGTTTCATTAACGGGTGACCCGGTGCAGGAGGTGCGAGTGGCCTTTGAAATATTAAAGGCTCTTGGCATTAGACGCCGGGGGGCGGAGATGATATCGTGTCCCACCTGTGGCCGCACTCGCATTGATCTATTTAAAATTGCCGGAGAGGTGGAACAGCGTTTAGCTGCCATTGATCAGCCAATCAAAGTGGCGGTTATGGGCTGTGCCGTTAACGGTCCAGGGGAGGCCAGGCATGCCGATGTGGGCATTGCCGGCGGCGTAGGAGAAGGTATTATTTTCCGCAAAGGACGGGTGATCAGGAAAGTGCCGGAAAATTTGCTGGTAGAAGAGCTGATGAAAGAAATCGATATTATTATTCAAGGGAGGAACGGGGATGAGGGTTTCTAA
- a CDS encoding proline--tRNA ligase translates to MRVSNLLVPTLREVPAEAEVVSHQLLLRAGFMRKAAAGIYTLLPLAWRVISKIERIIREEMDKQGGQEILMPIIQPAELWQASGRWDVYGPELFRLKDRHGRDFCLGPTHEEIITMLVKGEINSYKQLPLLLYQIQNKYRDERRPRFGLMRGREFIMKDLYSFDRDEAGLDISYQKMYEAYTNVFSRCGLRFRPVVADSGAIGGSDTHEFMVLAESGEATVLYCADEKCGYAANQERAEAVSQRTGSGGGAPGELTKVHTPGCRSVDEVTKYLNVPPEKIIKTVIYTTEKENVAAMVRGDREINEIKLYNALECVRLDLADEQTVQRVTGAPVGYAGPIGLEGIKLVADHEVMALVNAVCGANERDMHIINVNPERDIKPHLTTDIRLVKAGEPCPKCGANLLEARGIEVGQVFKLGIKYSKALSATFLDENGKAKPFVMGCYGIGVTRTMAAAVEQNYDERGIIWPVQIAPYHVIVVPVSNKDQNLMQVAESIYCDLNEAGVETIIDDRPERAGVKFNDADLVGYPVRITVGSKGLAGGQVELTLRRDGETEMVPLNNVVDAVKAKLKALGEEGI, encoded by the coding sequence ATGAGGGTTTCTAATTTACTGGTGCCCACCTTAAGGGAGGTGCCCGCAGAAGCCGAGGTGGTCAGTCACCAGTTACTGCTGCGGGCCGGCTTTATGCGTAAGGCGGCGGCCGGTATATATACATTGTTGCCACTGGCCTGGCGGGTGATTAGCAAAATTGAGCGTATAATCCGGGAGGAAATGGACAAACAGGGTGGCCAGGAGATATTAATGCCCATAATACAACCCGCCGAATTATGGCAGGCATCCGGCCGCTGGGATGTGTATGGTCCCGAGTTGTTCAGGCTAAAAGACAGGCATGGCCGTGACTTTTGCCTGGGACCGACCCATGAAGAAATTATCACCATGCTGGTCAAGGGTGAAATAAACTCATATAAACAACTGCCCTTGTTGTTGTATCAAATTCAAAACAAGTACCGGGACGAGCGCCGCCCCCGGTTCGGTTTAATGCGGGGCAGGGAATTTATTATGAAGGATTTGTATTCCTTTGATCGAGATGAAGCGGGACTGGATATTAGTTATCAAAAGATGTACGAAGCCTATACAAATGTTTTCAGCCGCTGTGGTTTGCGTTTCAGGCCGGTGGTTGCCGATTCCGGTGCCATTGGAGGCAGTGATACCCATGAATTCATGGTGCTTGCTGAATCAGGGGAAGCCACTGTTTTATACTGTGCTGACGAAAAGTGCGGTTATGCGGCTAACCAGGAACGGGCGGAGGCAGTATCGCAAAGAACCGGTTCAGGCGGCGGTGCACCCGGTGAACTCACCAAGGTACATACGCCGGGGTGTCGCAGCGTCGACGAAGTGACCAAATATTTGAATGTGCCGCCGGAAAAAATTATCAAAACTGTTATTTACACCACTGAAAAGGAAAACGTGGCGGCGATGGTCAGGGGCGACAGGGAAATAAATGAAATTAAGCTGTATAATGCCCTGGAATGTGTCAGGCTGGATCTGGCTGATGAACAGACGGTGCAAAGGGTAACCGGTGCCCCGGTGGGCTATGCCGGCCCCATAGGGCTGGAAGGGATTAAGCTGGTGGCTGACCATGAGGTTATGGCACTGGTAAATGCTGTCTGCGGTGCCAACGAAAGAGATATGCACATTATTAATGTAAATCCGGAACGGGATATCAAACCGCATTTGACCACGGACATACGTCTGGTAAAGGCCGGTGAGCCCTGCCCCAAATGCGGTGCAAATTTATTGGAGGCCCGTGGAATTGAGGTAGGTCAGGTTTTTAAGCTGGGTATTAAATACAGTAAAGCTCTCTCGGCTACTTTTTTAGACGAAAACGGAAAGGCAAAGCCTTTTGTTATGGGTTGTTATGGTATTGGTGTAACCAGAACGATGGCTGCTGCCGTGGAACAAAATTACGATGAGCGGGGTATAATCTGGCCCGTACAAATAGCACCTTATCATGTAATCGTGGTTCCGGTGAGTAATAAGGACCAGAATCTTATGCAGGTCGCTGAATCAATATATTGTGACCTCAATGAAGCAGGGGTGGAAACAATTATTGATGACCGGCCGGAGCGGGCAGGAGTTAAATTTAATGATGCGGATCTGGTAGGTTATCCCGTGCGCATTACCGTGGGATCAAAGGGACTGGCCGGCGGGCAAGTGGAACTTACCTTGCGCCGGGATGGTGAAACGGAAATGGTACCCCTAAACAACGTGGTGGATGCGGTAAAGGCCAAGTTGAAAGCCCTGGGGGAAGAAGGAATTTGA